Proteins from a single region of Chloroherpeton thalassium ATCC 35110:
- a CDS encoding Uma2 family endonuclease: MLAQEKKYFTPEEYLELEEKAEYKSEYYQGEIFAMSGGSVNHCRIAINVQTGLNVAFRKRNCEVFNGDMRVLVQENGLYTYPDVSAICGEIKFAEGRNDTVTNPCLIVEVLSKSTKDYDRGQKFELYRALPSLEDYVLIHQDKVHVEHFHKQSDGKWLFMDICSLEENLVLESVDVTLPIRDLYEKVDRLSESTDKNTNL; encoded by the coding sequence ATGTTGGCACAAGAAAAAAAATATTTCACACCGGAAGAGTATCTCGAGCTTGAAGAAAAAGCCGAGTACAAAAGCGAATATTATCAAGGCGAAATTTTTGCCATGTCGGGCGGTTCGGTAAATCATTGCCGAATTGCTATCAATGTGCAAACCGGCTTAAATGTGGCATTCAGAAAGCGAAACTGCGAAGTGTTTAATGGTGACATGCGGGTTCTGGTTCAGGAAAATGGGCTTTACACGTATCCCGATGTTTCGGCGATTTGCGGCGAAATCAAGTTTGCTGAAGGCCGCAACGACACCGTCACAAATCCGTGCTTGATTGTGGAAGTCCTTTCCAAATCCACAAAAGATTATGACAGAGGGCAAAAGTTTGAACTTTACCGAGCCTTGCCTTCGCTGGAAGATTATGTGCTCATTCATCAGGACAAAGTGCATGTCGAGCATTTTCATAAGCAATCGGATGGAAAATGGTTGTTCATGGACATATGCTCGTTGGAAGAAAATCTGGTGCTGGAAAGCGTTGATGTGACGCTGCCTATTCGCGATTTGTATGAAAAGGTGGATAGGCTTTCTGAAAGTACAGACAAAAACACAAATTTATAA
- a CDS encoding heavy metal translocating P-type ATPase, whose protein sequence is MATSKGKGNLESITLSVAGMSCMNCVRSVASALNNLAGVQNAKVSLEEHSATVEYFSDLVSVDDLKTAVRNAGFSAEKQEAGLKKPIEAPLAFALELPVFSAETTMKQAAIAKIETAEKNAEPSDGKSATESLTLLIGGMHCAACVGKVETALQRTNGVRRAAVNLAMETATVEFFPDQCTPEALLETITGAGYEATLPDTNSAAEAAEADEREKEAAFERHKKLTIFSAVLTAVIMAISMSMMLPAIGKTLNAQVANYLLFFLTLPVVAWCGRQFFISAWKNLLHFSASMDTLIAVGTGSAFLYSTAVTFFPDLFSNIGRAGHVYFDTSATIITLILFGRLLEQRAKTRASEAVKKLAKLSAKTARVVRNGIEHELPIAQVMKGDTLIVRPGEKIATDGKIIDGASSVDESMMTGESLPAEKTADDEVIGGTLNKNGSFRFRATKVGKDTMLAQMIRLVGEAQGSKAPIQRLADTVSAYFVPTVVLIALATFGIWFFAAAPEIRLSMALVNFVSVLIIACPCALGLATPAAVTVAAGRGAELGILFKNAESLETAEKIQTVVLDKTGTITEGKPRVIDFEVAHENESGINELLSLLLAIESRSEHPLADAIRTYAESQNAKPLLLEHFQAIEGKGAKGSVSGKSVAVGNAALMADEKIQIPFELAEKASRFAKDGKSVVFMGINGKAAAVMSLADALKPDSKQAVTMLKSLGMKVIMLTGDGKETAAKIAHEAGISEFRAEVLPAEKVEMVKSLQAKDQRVAMIGDGINDAPALAQADVGIAIGTGTDIAISAADVTLVKGSLLTAAETFRLSRRTMHTIRQNLFFAFIYNTFGIPIAAGVLYPFAGILLSPIFAAMAMAMAMSSVSVLGNSLRLKKYQP, encoded by the coding sequence ATGGCGACTTCGAAAGGGAAAGGCAACTTGGAAAGCATCACGCTTTCGGTGGCGGGCATGAGTTGTATGAATTGTGTGCGAAGCGTTGCTTCAGCCCTCAACAACCTCGCAGGCGTTCAAAACGCAAAAGTCAGCCTTGAAGAACATTCGGCCACCGTTGAATATTTTTCCGACTTGGTTTCTGTTGACGATTTAAAAACAGCTGTCCGAAATGCCGGCTTTTCCGCTGAAAAGCAGGAGGCCGGGTTAAAGAAGCCAATAGAAGCTCCGCTCGCATTTGCCCTCGAGCTGCCTGTTTTTTCGGCAGAAACAACGATGAAACAAGCGGCCATAGCCAAAATCGAAACCGCAGAAAAAAATGCGGAACCAAGCGACGGAAAATCCGCAACGGAATCGCTTACCCTTTTAATTGGCGGGATGCACTGCGCTGCCTGCGTTGGGAAAGTTGAAACAGCGTTGCAACGCACAAATGGCGTGCGGCGCGCTGCTGTGAATTTGGCGATGGAAACAGCCACCGTTGAATTTTTTCCCGATCAATGCACACCTGAAGCACTCCTCGAAACGATTACAGGCGCAGGCTACGAAGCCACTTTGCCCGACACCAACTCCGCCGCAGAAGCTGCCGAAGCAGACGAGCGAGAAAAAGAAGCAGCGTTTGAGCGTCACAAAAAGCTCACAATTTTTTCGGCTGTTTTGACTGCTGTCATTATGGCCATCTCCATGTCGATGATGCTGCCTGCGATTGGCAAAACACTGAATGCGCAAGTTGCCAATTACCTACTTTTCTTTTTAACCCTGCCAGTTGTGGCTTGGTGCGGTCGCCAATTTTTTATTTCTGCATGGAAAAATCTCTTGCATTTTTCGGCCAGCATGGACACGCTGATTGCCGTTGGCACGGGTTCGGCGTTTCTTTATAGCACGGCGGTGACTTTTTTCCCCGACCTTTTCTCCAACATCGGACGCGCCGGGCACGTGTATTTTGACACATCCGCAACGATCATCACGCTGATCCTTTTCGGGCGACTTTTAGAACAACGCGCTAAAACGCGGGCATCGGAAGCCGTTAAAAAACTGGCTAAGCTCAGTGCAAAAACCGCGCGCGTGGTGCGAAACGGCATAGAGCACGAACTCCCAATTGCGCAAGTGATGAAAGGCGATACGCTCATTGTGCGCCCAGGCGAAAAAATTGCGACGGATGGAAAAATCATCGACGGCGCATCGTCCGTTGATGAATCCATGATGACTGGCGAAAGTTTGCCTGCTGAAAAAACAGCGGACGATGAAGTCATTGGCGGCACGCTGAATAAAAATGGCAGTTTTCGCTTTCGAGCCACGAAAGTTGGCAAAGACACGATGCTGGCACAAATGATTCGCTTGGTCGGCGAGGCACAAGGTTCAAAAGCCCCGATTCAGCGGCTGGCAGACACCGTCAGCGCGTATTTTGTCCCAACCGTTGTGCTGATTGCGCTTGCCACGTTCGGCATTTGGTTTTTCGCTGCCGCGCCCGAAATTCGGCTCAGCATGGCGCTCGTCAATTTCGTTTCCGTCTTGATCATCGCTTGTCCCTGCGCGCTTGGGCTGGCGACGCCCGCCGCTGTGACGGTTGCCGCCGGACGCGGCGCTGAGCTTGGCATTTTGTTTAAAAATGCGGAAAGCCTTGAGACGGCGGAGAAAATTCAAACCGTTGTTTTGGACAAAACCGGTACGATCACTGAAGGCAAACCGCGTGTCATCGATTTTGAAGTCGCCCACGAAAATGAATCCGGGATCAACGAATTGCTCTCCCTGCTTTTGGCGATCGAATCGCGCTCCGAGCATCCGCTTGCCGACGCCATTCGGACTTATGCCGAATCGCAAAATGCGAAGCCACTTTTGCTTGAACACTTTCAGGCGATTGAAGGAAAAGGCGCAAAAGGCAGCGTTTCGGGAAAATCGGTTGCGGTCGGAAACGCAGCATTGATGGCCGATGAGAAAATTCAGATTCCATTCGAGCTTGCCGAAAAAGCATCGCGCTTTGCAAAAGATGGCAAAAGCGTGGTGTTCATGGGCATAAACGGAAAAGCTGCTGCCGTAATGTCGCTTGCCGACGCGCTTAAGCCAGATTCGAAACAGGCCGTAACAATGCTCAAGTCGTTGGGGATGAAGGTTATCATGCTCACCGGCGACGGAAAAGAAACGGCAGCAAAAATTGCACACGAGGCTGGCATTTCCGAATTCCGAGCTGAAGTATTGCCTGCTGAAAAAGTTGAGATGGTCAAATCGCTGCAAGCAAAAGATCAACGCGTCGCTATGATTGGTGACGGCATTAACGACGCCCCCGCGCTGGCGCAGGCCGATGTCGGCATTGCGATTGGCACGGGAACAGATATTGCAATTTCCGCCGCCGATGTCACCTTGGTAAAAGGCAGCTTATTAACAGCAGCTGAAACCTTCCGACTTTCGCGGCGCACGATGCACACGATTCGCCAAAATCTTTTTTTTGCTTTTATTTATAATACATTTGGAATTCCAATTGCTGCGGGCGTTCTTTATCCATTTGCAGGAATTTTACTCTCGCCAATCTTTGCGGCAATGGCAATGGCAATGGCAATGAGTTCCGTCTCGGTGCTCGGCAACTCACTTCGGCTCAAAAAGTATCAACCTTGA
- the nth gene encoding endonuclease III: protein MTRDEKLELVAKILGAKHPAPKTELNYETPFQLLVATILAAQCTDKRVNLVTAALFQRYPDAKSMSELSFEALREEIKSINFLNNKAKNILDSSKALVEKYNGEVPDTLDALTALPGVGRKTAHVVMSNAFGKPVLAVDTHVHRVANRLGLANSKNVRDTENQLMEILPESLVSDFHHYLILHGRYTCKARSPQCMNCELTHICNYFHSKTND, encoded by the coding sequence ATGACACGAGACGAAAAACTTGAACTGGTAGCTAAAATTCTTGGGGCAAAACATCCTGCACCAAAAACAGAACTCAACTACGAAACGCCTTTTCAACTTTTGGTCGCAACCATTTTAGCCGCACAATGCACCGACAAACGCGTTAATCTCGTAACCGCAGCACTTTTCCAGCGCTATCCTGATGCAAAATCTATGAGCGAGCTTTCGTTTGAAGCACTTCGCGAGGAAATCAAATCCATTAATTTTTTGAACAATAAGGCCAAAAATATTCTCGACTCGAGCAAGGCGCTTGTTGAAAAATACAACGGAGAAGTACCTGATACGCTCGATGCCTTAACCGCATTGCCTGGCGTTGGTAGAAAAACAGCCCACGTGGTGATGAGCAACGCATTTGGCAAACCGGTATTGGCAGTCGATACACATGTGCATCGCGTTGCCAATCGGCTTGGGTTGGCCAATTCCAAAAATGTGCGCGACACAGAAAATCAGCTCATGGAGATTTTGCCGGAATCCCTCGTCAGCGATTTTCACCATTACCTGATTTTGCATGGACGCTACACTTGCAAAGCGCGCTCACCTCAATGTATGAATTGCGAATTAACACATATTTGCAACTATTTCCACTCAAAAACGAACGATTAG
- a CDS encoding ferredoxin, protein MALMITDACISDRCDVCEPECPNIAIYAPGRPYELFGDDYEPLSTEKYYIVPGKCTECVGFHEEPQCAAVCPVDCCVPDPNYPETKDELYAKKDMLERDKVIVQRIEEIKERKRNQTQ, encoded by the coding sequence ATGGCACTAATGATAACAGACGCGTGTATTAGTGACCGGTGTGATGTTTGTGAGCCTGAGTGCCCCAATATAGCCATCTACGCTCCAGGAAGGCCATATGAGCTCTTTGGAGATGACTATGAGCCGCTATCCACGGAAAAATATTACATCGTACCCGGTAAATGCACGGAATGTGTTGGTTTCCATGAGGAGCCTCAGTGTGCAGCTGTCTGTCCAGTTGATTGCTGTGTTCCGGACCCGAACTATCCGGAAACAAAAGACGAGCTATATGCTAAAAAAGATATGCTTGAGCGCGATAAAGTGATTGTGCAACGAATTGAAGAGATAAAAGAAAGAAAACGCAATCAGACACAGTAG
- a CDS encoding metallophosphoesterase family protein has product MPQDETGTKNIIAIGDIHGCILSLKALIQKLDLSEKPQLVFLGDYVDRGPNSKGVIDFLIELNDSYPCVFLKGNHEVMMQDYLIGDCIFDNWKYNGGTETLASYQENGHLSIPSSHLKFLAQCRYTYETDDYVFVHGGLKPEFSIRENLENGSNESMVWERTHLSKEAISTEHPNWEKTVICGHTPQHSPLLLKRLICIDTGCVYYSTRPGFGRLTAIELPSRKITQVENQDLP; this is encoded by the coding sequence ATGCCTCAAGATGAAACGGGCACGAAAAACATCATCGCTATTGGCGATATTCACGGTTGTATTCTTTCCTTGAAAGCACTAATCCAGAAACTTGATCTTTCAGAAAAACCGCAACTTGTATTTTTAGGTGATTATGTTGATCGTGGCCCGAACTCAAAAGGTGTCATTGATTTTTTAATCGAATTAAACGATTCGTATCCTTGCGTTTTTCTGAAAGGCAATCACGAAGTGATGATGCAGGATTATTTAATCGGCGACTGCATTTTTGACAATTGGAAATACAACGGCGGAACAGAAACCCTGGCTTCTTATCAGGAAAACGGACATCTTTCCATTCCAAGTTCGCATCTTAAATTTTTGGCGCAGTGCCGCTATACTTACGAAACCGATGATTATGTTTTCGTGCATGGTGGCCTGAAGCCCGAATTTTCCATTCGGGAAAATTTGGAGAATGGCAGCAACGAAAGTATGGTCTGGGAACGCACCCATTTATCCAAAGAGGCTATTTCCACAGAACACCCCAATTGGGAAAAAACGGTAATTTGTGGACACACGCCGCAGCACTCGCCGCTTCTGCTCAAAAGACTGATTTGCATCGACACGGGCTGCGTATATTATTCAACTCGCCCTGGGTTTGGAAGATTAACGGCCATTGAACTTCCATCGCGAAAAATTACACAGGTTGAAAATCAAGATTTACCTTAA
- the nusB gene encoding transcription antitermination factor NusB, translating to MIISRRQIRELAMQVLYAYEVRKEKVDKVAKGIIPEDVVADIKAKDFIFKIINSVIQNIQDIDTHIAKHADNWELNRMAIIDKNLMRIAIAEMLYLDDVPPKVSINEAIEIAKRYSTDKSSKFVNGILDATYNEVKSKGVLHKSGRGLVDLPAKKERVANPFPSTPPKKPENVPNPFSTPFKKNSSEPIRNPFEGNKSPQPPQKTLRRKKK from the coding sequence ATGATTATTAGCCGTCGCCAAATACGAGAACTTGCTATGCAGGTGCTTTATGCCTATGAAGTCCGCAAAGAAAAAGTAGATAAGGTCGCTAAAGGAATTATTCCTGAGGATGTTGTTGCAGATATTAAAGCGAAGGATTTCATCTTTAAGATTATCAACAGCGTCATCCAAAATATTCAGGACATCGACACGCACATCGCAAAACATGCGGACAATTGGGAATTGAACCGAATGGCCATTATTGATAAAAATTTGATGCGGATTGCCATTGCTGAAATGCTGTATCTTGACGACGTTCCGCCAAAAGTTTCCATCAATGAAGCCATTGAAATTGCCAAACGCTACAGCACAGATAAAAGCAGCAAGTTTGTAAATGGCATTCTCGACGCAACTTACAATGAAGTTAAATCAAAAGGAGTTTTGCATAAGTCGGGTCGTGGCTTAGTTGATTTACCCGCTAAAAAAGAGCGCGTCGCCAATCCGTTTCCATCAACACCACCGAAAAAGCCGGAAAATGTACCAAACCCATTTTCTACACCGTTCAAAAAAAATTCATCTGAGCCGATAAGAAACCCTTTTGAAGGGAACAAGTCACCGCAACCACCACAAAAAACGCTCAGGCGCAAAAAAAAGTAA
- a CDS encoding glycoside hydrolase family 3 protein: MKLSFRNRTKRVGLLAMLFFFTLNAKAQLNEPALNRPAVADSLHIITPLQKEQQAHLSLFLKKWAWADSILATMTLEEKVGQMLVASSSSYYQSTDDKSYQELSELVKNDLVGGIMFSRGDVYELAMLANRYQSLAKYPLLISADMEWGVAMRVKRTTEFPNNMGVAATWNPMYAYEMGRAIAEEARALGIHQNYAPAVDLNNNPENPVINTRAFSENVQLTNAMAKAFVMGSQSARVIATAKHFPGHGDTEIDSHRDLPVLPFTRNRLDSLEFRPFKYAITNGVMSVMVGHLALPNLVSSEQVPATLSPGIISRILRKEFAFDGLIVTDAMTMYGIRKNYSVGEAAVKAVLAGNDILLMPPDVAVAHEAIVKAVEKADIPLSHIDESVRRILIVKEWLRLHRSRLVDMNAIASKVGTLPHQMLAQEIADHSITLLRNKGNELPLRVKTTRKRKLLNVMIQNMNSFRVGSTFRRAMKDRFQVDHFRIFPESNTLNYTDVMKAARKASGIVVSCFVEVRSWSKEFGLDAKQTKLLRDLNSIARKRNIPLVVVSFGSPYIIMGHSKVPAYLCAYSSADAAQMSVAKILYGEIEPQGRLPITIPGEFEFGEGMSFRGELPKEFKFVDYEFSPETANGNATTN; the protein is encoded by the coding sequence ATGAAGTTATCTTTTAGGAATAGAACGAAGCGTGTTGGGCTTCTGGCGATGCTCTTTTTCTTTACACTAAATGCGAAAGCACAGCTAAACGAACCCGCATTGAATCGGCCTGCCGTCGCCGATAGCCTTCACATCATCACGCCACTGCAGAAAGAACAGCAAGCTCATCTCAGCCTATTTTTAAAAAAATGGGCTTGGGCTGATTCGATTTTGGCGACCATGACGCTCGAAGAAAAAGTCGGGCAAATGCTTGTCGCATCCAGCTCATCGTACTATCAAAGCACGGACGACAAATCGTATCAGGAGCTGTCAGAATTGGTGAAAAATGATCTTGTCGGCGGCATCATGTTTTCGCGAGGCGATGTGTATGAATTGGCCATGTTGGCGAATCGCTACCAATCGCTGGCAAAATATCCGTTGCTGATCAGCGCCGACATGGAATGGGGCGTGGCCATGCGCGTGAAGCGGACAACGGAGTTTCCGAACAACATGGGCGTGGCCGCCACATGGAATCCCATGTATGCCTACGAAATGGGACGCGCCATTGCCGAAGAAGCTCGCGCGCTTGGCATTCATCAAAACTACGCGCCGGCTGTCGATTTGAATAACAATCCCGAAAACCCTGTCATCAATACGCGCGCATTCAGCGAAAATGTTCAGCTAACAAATGCCATGGCCAAAGCCTTTGTGATGGGCTCGCAGTCGGCACGAGTGATTGCTACCGCGAAGCATTTTCCAGGACATGGCGACACTGAAATCGATAGTCATCGCGATTTGCCCGTTTTGCCTTTTACGCGAAATCGGCTTGATTCCTTGGAATTCCGACCGTTTAAATATGCGATCACAAACGGGGTTATGAGTGTCATGGTCGGACACCTTGCCCTGCCAAATTTGGTATCATCTGAGCAAGTCCCCGCAACACTTTCGCCAGGCATCATCAGTCGGATTTTGCGAAAAGAATTTGCCTTTGATGGCCTGATTGTCACCGACGCCATGACCATGTACGGCATTCGGAAAAATTATTCCGTTGGCGAAGCGGCAGTTAAAGCCGTGCTCGCAGGAAACGATATTTTGCTTATGCCACCCGATGTGGCAGTTGCTCACGAAGCCATTGTGAAAGCAGTGGAAAAAGCCGACATTCCGCTTTCTCACATAGATGAATCTGTGCGCCGCATTTTAATCGTGAAAGAATGGCTGCGGCTTCACCGCTCGCGTTTGGTCGACATGAACGCGATAGCAAGTAAAGTAGGAACACTGCCTCACCAAATGCTTGCGCAGGAAATTGCCGATCATTCCATCACGCTGCTTCGCAACAAAGGCAATGAATTGCCGCTTCGGGTGAAAACAACGCGCAAGAGAAAATTGCTGAATGTGATGATTCAAAACATGAACAGTTTTCGTGTAGGAAGCACGTTTCGCCGTGCTATGAAAGATAGATTCCAAGTCGATCATTTTCGGATTTTCCCCGAAAGCAACACGCTCAATTACACGGATGTGATGAAAGCTGCGCGAAAAGCATCGGGCATTGTGGTGTCTTGTTTTGTGGAAGTCCGTTCATGGTCAAAGGAATTCGGGCTGGACGCCAAGCAAACCAAGCTGCTCAGAGACCTAAATAGCATCGCAAGAAAACGAAATATTCCGCTGGTTGTGGTTTCGTTTGGCAGCCCATACATCATCATGGGGCATTCAAAAGTGCCTGCATACCTTTGCGCCTATTCCAGCGCCGATGCCGCACAAATGAGCGTTGCAAAAATTCTTTATGGGGAAATCGAACCACAAGGTCGCTTGCCCATTACAATTCCAGGTGAATTCGAATTTGGTGAAGGCATGAGTTTTCGCGGCGAACTGCCAAAAGAGTTTAAGTTCGTCGATTACGAATTTTCTCCCGAAACCGCTAATGGCAATGCCACTACAAATTAG
- the mazG gene encoding nucleoside triphosphate pyrophosphohydrolase, translated as MPDSNAQPNEKNIELKEKLQHHVPKATGEKFERLVSIIGVLREECPWDKKQTPESLVPLTLEETYELAHAVDAGDDVEMKKELGDILLHICFQALLGNERKAFNIGDVLDAIAEKLIFRHPHVFGTAQAETEEAVKKSWEKLKMKEGRKSVLGGVPNAMPELLRSYRVQEKAAGVGFDWDNAEGVWAKVLEELDELKAAKTPKEKEDELGDLLFSIVNYSRFLKTNPEDALRKSTEKFMARFLKVETQVAASGKSWQAYSLEELDVFWDQAKKEVQ; from the coding sequence ATGCCTGATAGCAACGCTCAGCCAAACGAAAAGAACATCGAGTTAAAAGAAAAATTGCAGCATCATGTGCCAAAAGCGACCGGTGAAAAATTTGAGCGGTTGGTGAGCATTATTGGTGTGCTTCGTGAAGAGTGTCCTTGGGATAAAAAGCAAACGCCCGAGTCGCTTGTGCCGCTCACACTTGAGGAAACTTATGAGCTCGCTCATGCAGTAGATGCAGGCGATGATGTTGAGATGAAAAAAGAACTGGGCGATATTTTATTGCACATTTGTTTTCAGGCGCTGCTTGGCAATGAGCGAAAGGCGTTCAACATCGGCGACGTGCTGGATGCGATTGCCGAAAAGCTGATTTTCCGCCATCCGCATGTTTTTGGAACTGCTCAGGCTGAAACGGAAGAGGCTGTGAAAAAAAGTTGGGAAAAGCTGAAAATGAAAGAAGGTCGCAAATCTGTTTTGGGTGGCGTGCCAAATGCGATGCCGGAGCTTTTGCGTTCATATCGTGTTCAGGAAAAAGCTGCTGGCGTCGGGTTCGATTGGGATAATGCCGAAGGCGTTTGGGCAAAAGTGCTGGAGGAATTGGACGAACTCAAAGCTGCGAAAACTCCGAAAGAAAAGGAAGACGAGTTGGGCGACCTGCTTTTTTCCATTGTTAACTACAGTCGCTTTCTAAAAACCAACCCTGAAGACGCGCTTCGAAAATCAACCGAAAAGTTTATGGCGCGGTTTCTGAAAGTTGAGACGCAGGTGGCGGCTTCTGGCAAAAGTTGGCAAGCCTATTCGCTGGAAGAACTGGATGTGTTTTGGGATCAAGCCAAAAAAGAAGTTCAGTAA
- a CDS encoding roadblock/LC7 domain-containing protein — MPVIENTIVAERLKEIFKQLKNDVPGVNGIAIVSSDGRILAHDWHAKDLEPDKLGAIGSTLLGFGRKTIEILSTGHFLQVLLQSTDGTVGVYSAGPKMVLMVSMGKDSNLGILNHQSRRRAQEIADLFG, encoded by the coding sequence ATGCCAGTTATAGAAAACACAATCGTAGCCGAGCGATTAAAAGAAATTTTCAAACAATTAAAGAACGACGTGCCCGGAGTTAACGGAATTGCTATTGTCAGTTCTGATGGAAGAATATTAGCTCACGATTGGCATGCAAAGGATTTAGAACCGGATAAATTGGGTGCAATAGGTTCTACACTTTTAGGTTTTGGAAGAAAAACGATCGAAATCTTATCAACCGGTCATTTCTTGCAAGTATTATTACAATCAACAGATGGCACCGTAGGGGTGTATAGCGCTGGCCCTAAAATGGTATTAATGGTAAGTATGGGAAAGGATTCCAATCTTGGCATTCTCAATCATCAATCTCGCCGTCGTGCACAAGAAATTGCCGACTTGTTTGGCTAA
- a CDS encoding YajQ family cyclic di-GMP-binding protein — MSSTFSFDVVSKLDMQEFDNALNQAKKELQQRYDLKNTNSSIEFNQKDMQLTLESADEFSLKSVVDIIESKMIKRGISIKSLDFGKVEPASQKSVRQKISLKEGIDKENAKKITNAVKDMKLKVQASVQGEEVRISGKSKDELQTVMSALKEMDLPVPLQFTNYR, encoded by the coding sequence ATGTCATCAACGTTTTCTTTCGATGTGGTTTCGAAATTAGATATGCAAGAATTTGACAACGCTCTTAATCAAGCCAAAAAAGAACTGCAACAGCGCTACGATTTAAAAAACACAAATTCAAGCATCGAGTTTAATCAGAAAGATATGCAGCTCACCTTGGAATCAGCTGATGAGTTTTCGCTCAAAAGTGTTGTGGATATCATTGAATCCAAAATGATTAAGCGCGGCATTTCTATTAAGAGCCTTGATTTTGGAAAAGTTGAACCCGCTTCGCAAAAAAGTGTTCGTCAAAAAATTTCGCTCAAAGAGGGCATCGATAAAGAAAATGCAAAGAAAATCACGAATGCGGTAAAGGATATGAAGCTGAAAGTCCAAGCGTCGGTGCAGGGCGAAGAAGTGCGTATCAGCGGGAAATCAAAAGACGAGTTGCAAACGGTTATGAGCGCTTTGAAGGAAATGGATTTGCCTGTGCCGCTTCAATTCACCAACTACCGCTAA
- a CDS encoding GTP-binding protein, with protein MSEYYKLVVTGAVNSGKTTFVRTISEIDPITTDELVTEEEVKELKTYTTVAMDYGRRTIEEDLTLHIYGTPGQERFYFAWDVLVEGAFGVIFLADSTSPTSIRTTKNIINYFHARYDLPYLLCVTKLDMPNSIGYTEVLKIINRPDLFAMQCKATEPDEVRKALITLLTLAIDKEQEV; from the coding sequence ATGTCGGAGTATTATAAGCTTGTTGTGACTGGAGCTGTTAATTCTGGAAAAACGACTTTTGTACGAACGATCAGCGAAATAGACCCTATCACAACGGATGAATTAGTTACAGAAGAAGAGGTAAAAGAACTAAAAACATACACAACGGTAGCCATGGATTATGGTCGCCGGACAATAGAAGAAGACCTCACTTTGCATATTTATGGAACGCCTGGCCAAGAACGGTTTTATTTTGCTTGGGATGTATTAGTTGAAGGGGCTTTCGGTGTGATTTTTTTAGCTGATAGTACCAGCCCCACAAGCATTCGAACTACCAAAAATATTATCAACTACTTCCACGCTCGCTACGATCTGCCATATCTACTTTGCGTCACAAAGTTGGATATGCCTAATTCGATTGGCTATACGGAAGTATTGAAGATTATCAATCGCCCTGACCTTTTTGCCATGCAATGCAAAGCAACGGAGCCTGACGAGGTGCGCAAAGCCTTGATTACCCTTCTAACCCTTGCTATAGACAAAGAACAGGAAGTTTAA
- a CDS encoding DUF190 domain-containing protein: protein MALKGQAQLLRIFIGEQDKYGHKPLYEVIVQMAKDSGLAGASAFKGVLSYGASSVTHTSKIFELSQDLPMVIEIVDLEDKMYPFLQKLDQILDNSGCGGLVTMEKVQILKYSPKKNNH, encoded by the coding sequence ATGGCGCTTAAAGGACAAGCACAACTTTTGCGAATCTTTATCGGGGAGCAAGATAAATACGGTCATAAGCCACTTTATGAAGTGATTGTACAAATGGCAAAGGACTCTGGGCTGGCTGGCGCAAGTGCGTTCAAAGGTGTTCTTTCTTATGGGGCAAGCAGCGTGACACATACCTCAAAAATCTTTGAGCTTTCACAAGATCTGCCAATGGTTATCGAAATTGTAGATTTGGAGGATAAAATGTATCCATTTTTGCAAAAGTTAGACCAGATTCTTGACAATTCAGGTTGCGGCGGATTGGTAACAATGGAAAAAGTGCAAATTCTAAAGTATTCGCCGAAAAAAAACAATCATTGA
- the crcB gene encoding fluoride efflux transporter CrcB — MQSLTPYLLVGIGGMAGAVLRYAVSLAGQFITTGFPFATLTVNILGSFLIGLFAELSATTTLISPEMRLLLATGLCGGFTTFSSFMYEIHGLLQDGQIFYASLYIGLSAVGGFLALYCGILFSKIWS; from the coding sequence ATGCAAAGTTTAACGCCCTATCTGCTCGTGGGAATTGGGGGCATGGCTGGCGCTGTTTTGCGCTACGCAGTCTCACTGGCAGGGCAATTTATCACAACAGGCTTTCCGTTTGCGACCCTAACTGTCAATATTTTAGGCAGCTTTTTGATTGGCCTTTTTGCTGAACTTAGCGCCACAACGACTCTGATTTCCCCAGAAATGCGATTACTGCTCGCCACTGGCCTTTGTGGCGGCTTTACAACATTTTCTTCGTTCATGTACGAAATTCATGGCCTTTTGCAGGACGGACAGATTTTCTACGCTTCGCTCTACATTGGCTTGAGCGCAGTTGGCGGCTTTTTGGCACTTTACTGCGGAATTCTTTTCTCGAAAATTTGGAGTTAA